The Mesorhizobium loti genome includes a region encoding these proteins:
- a CDS encoding ABC transporter substrate-binding protein has protein sequence MSRLLRISLAAIAVSAALPVYAQTVTITTAGGDYGNAIKEAMWAPAAKELGFDVREETQSDGLAALKMQVTSGAITTDIIHLGSPEGAQAAAQSLLEPLDYKIIDPNSVPAGAKSDYCYPFDSYGTVMSWNTKTYGENPPKTWAEFWDVAKFPGRRALRANAQDLIEIALLSDGVAPADVYPTLSTADGLERAIKRLEAIKPNVSVWWTSGAQSAQLLKDGEADLVVTWNGRAQTVKADGGTVDYTFKGSVIGTDCLAVPKGAPNKEAAMKLIAAMTQPARVAKLTDFIAYGPVNPAGYEGGLIPGDRLKTLATAPENAGTSVFSNADWWVKNGEAAQKAFDEMMNR, from the coding sequence ATGTCCCGTTTACTACGCATTTCCCTGGCAGCGATCGCGGTCTCGGCTGCCTTGCCCGTCTATGCCCAGACAGTCACCATCACCACCGCGGGCGGCGACTATGGCAACGCCATTAAGGAGGCCATGTGGGCCCCCGCTGCAAAAGAGCTCGGCTTTGATGTCCGCGAGGAGACGCAAAGCGACGGCCTGGCCGCGCTGAAGATGCAGGTCACTTCGGGTGCGATCACCACCGACATCATCCATCTCGGCTCGCCGGAAGGCGCGCAGGCTGCCGCGCAGTCGCTGCTGGAGCCGCTCGACTACAAGATCATCGATCCCAACTCCGTGCCCGCTGGCGCGAAGTCCGACTACTGCTATCCGTTCGACTCCTATGGCACCGTCATGTCGTGGAACACCAAGACCTATGGCGAGAATCCGCCGAAGACCTGGGCCGAGTTCTGGGATGTTGCCAAATTTCCGGGCCGTCGCGCCCTGCGCGCCAATGCGCAGGACCTGATCGAAATCGCGCTGCTCTCCGATGGCGTGGCGCCGGCGGACGTCTATCCCACGCTCAGCACGGCGGACGGCTTGGAGCGTGCCATCAAGCGGCTTGAAGCGATCAAACCGAATGTCTCGGTCTGGTGGACCTCGGGAGCGCAGTCGGCTCAGTTGCTGAAAGACGGCGAGGCGGATCTGGTCGTTACCTGGAACGGCCGGGCGCAGACCGTGAAAGCCGATGGCGGCACGGTTGACTACACGTTCAAGGGTTCGGTCATCGGCACGGACTGCCTGGCGGTGCCGAAGGGAGCGCCGAACAAGGAAGCAGCCATGAAGCTCATCGCGGCGATGACACAGCCCGCGCGCGTGGCGAAGCTGACCGACTTCATCGCCTATGGCCCGGTCAATCCTGCCGGCTATGAGGGTGGCCTTATTCCCGGGGACCGTCTGAAGACCCTGGCGACCGCGCCTGAAAATGCCGGCACTTCGGTGTTCTCGAATGCGGACTGGTGGGTCAAGAACGGCGAGGCCGCCCAAAAGGCCTTCGATGAAATGATGAACCGCTGA
- a CDS encoding ABC transporter permease, whose translation MLEAYPDNRLARILLWSFCALVMAFLMLPTLVVVPLSFSSSNLLEFPPRAYSLRWYEAFFGSATWMAALRTSLILGTLTAMIAVPLGLLACISMNRLGGKAAVAIQGVLLTPSIVPGILLAIGLFFVLAAQRLVGTLFGVLVGHVVLAIPVACIVLLPALARFDWNQVQAARSLGANWARAIGGIIVPQLQISLLSATLMAFLTSLDESVISIFVASGQNSTLPKLMFLSLRDQIDPTIAAISTLWTVIVVAVVLIVTLRQKS comes from the coding sequence ATGCTTGAAGCCTATCCAGACAACAGGCTGGCCCGCATCCTCCTGTGGAGCTTTTGCGCGCTCGTAATGGCGTTCCTGATGCTGCCGACGCTGGTCGTCGTCCCACTCTCCTTTTCGTCGTCCAATCTTCTCGAGTTCCCACCACGCGCATACTCGTTGCGCTGGTACGAGGCTTTCTTCGGCTCGGCGACATGGATGGCCGCACTCAGGACGAGCCTGATCCTCGGGACATTGACGGCGATGATCGCTGTGCCCCTGGGGCTGCTGGCCTGCATCTCGATGAACAGGCTCGGCGGAAAAGCCGCCGTAGCCATTCAGGGCGTTCTGCTCACCCCGTCCATCGTGCCGGGCATCCTGCTGGCGATCGGTCTGTTCTTTGTTCTGGCGGCGCAACGTCTGGTCGGAACGCTGTTCGGTGTACTGGTCGGGCATGTGGTGCTGGCCATTCCGGTCGCGTGCATTGTGCTGTTGCCCGCTCTGGCCCGCTTTGACTGGAACCAGGTTCAGGCGGCGCGCAGCCTCGGCGCAAACTGGGCGAGAGCCATTGGCGGAATAATTGTCCCGCAACTTCAGATCAGTCTGTTGTCGGCGACACTGATGGCGTTCCTGACTTCGCTCGACGAGTCCGTGATTTCGATCTTCGTCGCCAGCGGTCAAAACAGCACGTTGCCGAAGCTTATGTTCCTGTCGCTGCGCGATCAGATCGATCCGACCATTGCGGCGATCTCGACATTGTGGACCGTCATCGTCGTGGCCGTGGTCCTGATTGTGACCCTTCGCCAAAAATCCTGA
- a CDS encoding polysaccharide deacetylase family protein, with product MRLLQKNLCMIAMSLAMVSAGHAAPLVEPTLHIRPQASGAGRVALTLDACGGQTDNRILSALVDNKIPATIFVTGIWLKRNAAAVEIMRAHPDLFELENHGGHHIPAVDTPQKIYGIRSAGSPDAVLAEVESGAAALARTGEPAPKWFRGATAEYSPSAIAMIRKLGFKIAGFSINGDGGSLLGAKETARRIAAAKDGDVIISHINQPTHAAGEGVVQGLLALKARGLTFVRLDDADGVGNHGTTD from the coding sequence ATGCGCCTGCTGCAAAAAAATCTCTGCATGATCGCCATGTCGTTGGCGATGGTATCCGCCGGCCATGCCGCGCCGCTCGTCGAGCCGACGCTGCACATCAGGCCGCAGGCGAGCGGCGCCGGCCGTGTTGCGCTCACGCTCGATGCCTGCGGCGGACAGACCGACAACCGGATCCTTTCGGCGCTGGTGGACAACAAGATCCCCGCCACCATTTTCGTGACCGGCATCTGGCTGAAGCGAAACGCCGCCGCCGTCGAGATCATGCGGGCGCATCCCGATCTGTTCGAACTGGAAAATCACGGCGGCCATCATATCCCGGCGGTCGATACGCCGCAGAAGATCTACGGCATCCGCAGCGCCGGCAGCCCGGATGCGGTGCTGGCCGAGGTTGAGTCGGGAGCGGCCGCTCTTGCCAGGACCGGCGAGCCGGCGCCGAAATGGTTTCGTGGCGCGACCGCCGAATACAGCCCGTCGGCAATCGCCATGATCCGCAAGCTCGGCTTCAAGATCGCGGGATTCTCGATAAACGGCGACGGTGGCTCATTGCTTGGCGCCAAGGAAACCGCGCGGCGCATCGCGGCGGCCAAGGACGGTGACGTGATTATCTCGCACATCAACCAGCCGACCCATGCGGCCGGCGAAGGCGTGGTGCAGGGGCTGCTGGCGCTCAAGGCCAGGGGTTTGACCTTTGTTCGGCTCGACGATGCCGACGGCGTCGGCAATCACGGCACCACCGACTGA
- a CDS encoding ABC transporter permease has translation MTVIADIALAADARRERHFFLSLSLPALFIVGLAAILPILWIIRQSFLTTGGEYTVGNYEKVLSSGLTWSALVTTVELSFGTLAFCILLGTPLALALASARPRAANLLMAFVMLPLWTSILVRTYGWLVLLRRDGLINAALTGSGLTTEPLPLVYNFTGTLIGMVHYMLPLFLLPVYAAMRDIDANLVRASASMGATLGQTIRTVILPLSAGGIFSGSIIVFIYTIGFFITPAVLGGGKVNPLSIRIERTLSTFQDWGSASVLGILLLVLMALIGVMFLAARRLIAGHKVGTAHA, from the coding sequence ATGACCGTCATCGCAGATATTGCGCTCGCGGCAGACGCTCGACGCGAGCGGCACTTCTTCCTCTCGCTTTCACTGCCTGCACTGTTCATCGTTGGGTTGGCGGCGATACTGCCAATCTTATGGATCATCCGGCAATCCTTCCTGACCACGGGGGGCGAGTACACCGTCGGCAACTACGAGAAGGTGCTTTCGAGCGGACTGACATGGTCGGCACTCGTGACAACCGTTGAGCTGTCCTTTGGGACGCTGGCGTTCTGCATTCTTCTCGGCACCCCCCTGGCGCTCGCCCTGGCCAGCGCCAGACCAAGAGCGGCCAATTTGCTGATGGCCTTCGTCATGCTGCCGTTGTGGACTTCCATTCTGGTGCGCACCTATGGCTGGCTCGTGCTGTTGCGGCGCGATGGCTTGATCAACGCGGCTTTGACCGGCTCAGGCCTTACAACGGAGCCATTGCCGCTGGTCTACAACTTCACCGGAACGCTCATCGGCATGGTTCACTACATGCTGCCGCTCTTCCTGCTGCCCGTTTATGCCGCGATGCGCGATATCGACGCAAACCTCGTCCGCGCGTCAGCGAGCATGGGCGCCACTCTCGGGCAAACGATCCGCACGGTCATTCTACCTCTTTCTGCCGGCGGCATCTTCTCGGGTTCGATCATCGTCTTCATCTACACGATAGGTTTCTTCATCACGCCAGCGGTGCTTGGCGGCGGCAAGGTAAATCCTCTCTCCATCCGGATCGAGCGCACGCTGTCGACCTTTCAGGATTGGGGGTCGGCGAGCGTCCTTGGTATTCTGCTGCTCGTTCTCATGGCGCTGATCGGTGTGATGTTCCTGGCGGCGCGGCGGCTGATTGCAGGGCACAAAGTCGGTACAGCCCATGCTTGA
- a CDS encoding DUF427 domain-containing protein: MDQIANPAPGFQRNPDKVITIEPYAGTVTVRAGDVVIASSTNAKVLSETPYPAAFYIPFADIDFGKLTSTEHSTHCPYKGDASYWSVLPAGEAGQNAMWAYERPFDEMAEIRNHGAFYASKVTIEATPA, encoded by the coding sequence ATGGATCAGATCGCCAACCCCGCCCCCGGTTTTCAACGCAATCCCGACAAGGTCATCACCATCGAGCCCTATGCCGGCACCGTCACCGTGCGTGCCGGAGACGTGGTCATCGCTTCATCGACGAACGCCAAGGTGCTGAGCGAGACCCCCTATCCCGCGGCCTTCTACATTCCGTTCGCCGACATCGATTTCGGCAAGCTCACCAGCACCGAACATTCGACCCATTGCCCCTACAAGGGCGACGCAAGCTATTGGAGCGTGCTGCCCGCCGGCGAGGCCGGCCAGAACGCCATGTGGGCCTATGAACGGCCTTTCGACGAAATGGCTGAAATCCGCAACCACGGCGCATTCTACGCCAGCAAGGTCACGATCGAAGCCACGCCGGCCTGA
- a CDS encoding ABC transporter ATP-binding protein: MKSLPITIDSVRKTYGSYVALDDVSLDIQAGEFLTLLGPSGSGKTTLLMTLAGFVRPDSGRLLLDDRDITRLAPNKRDIGIVFQNYALFPHMNVLANVEYPLALRKVPKAEARQRALDALARVKLDGLAERDIAALSGGQRQRVALARAIVFEPRVMLMDEPLSALDKNLRETMQYEIRRLHDDLGITTIYVTHDQREALIMSDRVAVMNSGRIQQIDTPQRIYDRPSTRFVAEFMGEANIVAPGAVRRIDGADASPEALMIRAESFHLDAKLVGRDGVALEGTLRAKAFRGENWLLTLALDGGQDILVCIPAALASGCAELATGQRVTAYAPAAKAHAIPGAGA, encoded by the coding sequence ATGAAGTCGCTCCCGATCACCATCGACAGCGTGCGCAAGACCTATGGGTCGTACGTCGCGCTGGACGATGTCTCGCTCGACATTCAGGCTGGCGAATTCCTCACGCTGCTCGGGCCATCCGGATCCGGCAAGACCACGCTGCTCATGACTCTGGCCGGGTTTGTCCGGCCCGATTCCGGTAGGCTCTTGTTGGACGATCGGGACATCACCCGCCTGGCCCCCAACAAGCGGGACATCGGCATAGTGTTCCAGAACTACGCCTTGTTCCCTCACATGAACGTCCTGGCAAATGTGGAGTATCCGTTGGCGCTGCGCAAGGTGCCGAAAGCGGAGGCCCGTCAGCGGGCGCTTGACGCCTTGGCCCGCGTGAAGCTGGACGGTCTGGCAGAGCGCGACATTGCCGCATTGTCCGGCGGACAGCGCCAGCGGGTAGCGTTGGCGCGGGCGATCGTCTTCGAGCCACGCGTGATGCTGATGGACGAGCCGCTATCGGCGCTCGACAAGAATCTGCGCGAAACCATGCAGTACGAGATCCGGCGTCTGCATGATGATCTTGGGATCACCACAATCTACGTGACCCATGACCAGCGTGAAGCACTGATTATGTCAGACCGGGTTGCAGTGATGAATTCCGGCCGCATTCAGCAGATCGACACGCCACAGCGGATCTATGATCGTCCATCCACCCGCTTCGTCGCCGAGTTCATGGGTGAGGCCAACATCGTGGCCCCAGGCGCGGTGCGCAGAATAGACGGCGCCGATGCGTCACCCGAAGCTCTGATGATCCGCGCGGAAAGCTTCCATCTTGATGCGAAGCTCGTCGGGCGAGACGGGGTGGCGCTTGAGGGAACGCTGCGCGCCAAGGCGTTTCGCGGCGAGAACTGGCTTTTGACGCTGGCGCTTGACGGCGGGCAAGATATCCTTGTCTGCATTCCGGCAGCACTGGCCAGCGGATGCGCGGAGCTTGCCACAGGTCAGCGGGTGACCGCATACGCACCAGCAGCGAAAGCTCACGCGATACCCGGAGCAGGAGCATGA
- a CDS encoding 5'-methylthioadenosine phosphorylase, protein MPTNHHAADGPADQSTDIPQVGLAIITGSANWGLAFPEDVEFEGVRTLRRDMSFETPFGRSDNWKLLEFDASITAEGKAKRALCMYSHGNPRDHIDHSCHRRAFWVLMQAGVRQVLACSTIGAVNKAIQPGDMVVNADIIELSQTPFSLLPGRQSFDCSGKQIVCPRCAALLAETARRHWPAECRVHGIEQQLVAAHCYGPRLTTPAEALAFRSMGADVLNHSIAPEATLSREIGACFVPLAFVTAGFNDYMDRNRQKLLQEDVLPSLSMTASRVALETAARLPVNPECSCHGLKSPQPEERSSRF, encoded by the coding sequence ATGCCTACAAATCATCACGCAGCCGATGGTCCGGCGGATCAATCAACGGACATACCTCAGGTAGGGTTGGCCATCATCACCGGCTCGGCAAACTGGGGGCTTGCCTTCCCGGAAGATGTCGAATTCGAGGGCGTGCGCACCTTGCGGCGCGACATGAGTTTTGAAACGCCTTTCGGTCGTTCCGACAACTGGAAGCTTCTCGAGTTCGATGCATCGATTACAGCCGAAGGCAAAGCGAAACGTGCCTTGTGCATGTATTCGCACGGCAATCCGCGCGACCATATCGACCATTCCTGCCATCGCCGCGCGTTCTGGGTCTTGATGCAGGCGGGTGTAAGGCAAGTTCTGGCCTGCTCAACCATCGGCGCTGTCAACAAGGCGATCCAGCCCGGAGACATGGTGGTGAACGCCGATATCATCGAACTGTCGCAGACCCCGTTTTCACTGCTGCCTGGCCGCCAGAGCTTCGACTGCTCGGGCAAGCAGATCGTATGTCCCAGATGTGCGGCATTGTTGGCCGAGACCGCCCGGCGCCATTGGCCTGCCGAATGCCGCGTCCATGGCATCGAACAACAGTTGGTCGCTGCCCACTGTTACGGGCCGCGACTGACAACTCCCGCCGAAGCTCTGGCGTTTCGAAGCATGGGGGCGGATGTGCTCAACCATTCGATCGCCCCAGAGGCGACCTTGTCGCGCGAGATCGGTGCATGCTTCGTGCCCTTGGCATTCGTAACCGCCGGATTCAACGATTACATGGACCGCAATCGCCAGAAATTGCTGCAGGAGGACGTGTTGCCGAGCCTCTCCATGACGGCCTCACGGGTCGCGCTGGAGACTGCGGCACGGCTTCCGGTCAATCCGGAATGCTCCTGCCACGGTTTGAAGTCGCCTCAACCGGAAGAGCGCTCCAGCCGCTTTTGA
- a CDS encoding substrate-binding domain-containing protein, which translates to MANLKQIAAELSLSVTTVSRALKDGPEVLPSTIARVKEAAKRVGYVPNHHGRALKTGRTLTLTAVLPMETRDYLSDLLKLPLIEGMTLAARQAGYSLSIYSTTPDDDPVESVQRQLQARSTDGLIITRLVSADPRVKLLLDERMPFVAFGRTDLDTAYPYVDIDNEQIAYEATRRLMDKGCRRIALQLLVPKDQASAMRLSGYGRAMAEAGIPIDQSLIGHGMFTMESSAAWFDRLLASSDPPTGLACANELGLLGALHALGKRGLEPGRDVHIVTRDSTRLARFLPAKIGVHFVDMASVGRKLVEVLESRIANPQGPVATILLQGRYEPAE; encoded by the coding sequence ATGGCCAATCTAAAACAGATCGCGGCGGAACTTTCCCTTTCGGTGACCACGGTGTCCCGTGCTCTGAAGGATGGGCCGGAAGTGCTGCCCTCGACCATAGCCCGCGTCAAGGAGGCGGCGAAGCGGGTCGGCTATGTCCCAAATCATCATGGTCGCGCGCTGAAAACCGGACGAACCCTGACGCTGACGGCAGTGCTCCCAATGGAGACACGCGACTACCTTTCCGATCTGTTGAAGCTTCCTTTGATCGAAGGCATGACGCTGGCGGCGCGGCAGGCGGGTTATAGTCTGTCCATCTATTCCACCACGCCCGACGACGATCCAGTCGAGAGCGTGCAGCGGCAGCTTCAGGCGCGCAGCACAGACGGACTGATCATCACGCGCCTGGTGTCGGCTGATCCGCGCGTCAAGCTGCTGCTGGACGAACGCATGCCATTCGTCGCGTTTGGAAGAACCGATCTGGATACCGCGTATCCTTATGTCGATATCGACAATGAACAGATTGCCTACGAGGCGACCCGACGGCTCATGGACAAGGGCTGTCGACGCATTGCGCTGCAACTTCTCGTTCCGAAGGATCAGGCGAGCGCCATGCGTCTTTCTGGGTATGGAAGGGCAATGGCCGAGGCCGGTATTCCGATCGACCAATCGCTGATCGGTCATGGCATGTTCACCATGGAATCGAGCGCGGCCTGGTTCGATCGCCTGCTGGCGTCGTCAGATCCGCCGACGGGTCTGGCGTGCGCCAACGAACTGGGCCTTCTGGGAGCGTTACACGCTCTCGGCAAGCGGGGTCTTGAGCCTGGCCGTGACGTCCACATCGTCACTCGTGACAGCACGCGGCTTGCACGCTTCCTGCCGGCGAAGATTGGAGTTCATTTTGTGGACATGGCGAGTGTCGGACGCAAACTTGTCGAGGTTCTGGAGAGCCGGATCGCCAATCCGCAGGGGCCGGTGGCGACGATCTTGCTGCAGGGTAGATATGAGCCTGCCGAATAA
- a CDS encoding DUF1499 domain-containing protein, with amino-acid sequence MVSIPERQTSKAAGWSRRTAAFSLVLLLTVFVGHRFDLVETPVFLWVLGIVALLAALALLFAGFAFSRLWNFGDRGGRDLTVGALLALLVLAPYGVAAYWATIYPPLRDISTDFDEPPALDVSDRTKDMNVLSPSTPGEQRLQTDSYPLVSARSYDLPFETVVNAVETVLDRRNWDLSEPYPDLAGQSDVTITAVAKGFVLGLPADVAIRVTDDGDTVIVDMRSASRYGRSDLGDNAARITDFLAELDQEVAGQVGAAPTE; translated from the coding sequence ATGGTTAGTATTCCCGAACGGCAAACGTCGAAGGCGGCCGGATGGTCGCGCCGCACGGCCGCTTTTTCGTTGGTGCTGCTGCTGACGGTCTTCGTCGGCCATCGCTTCGATCTCGTCGAAACGCCGGTCTTCCTGTGGGTGCTGGGCATCGTCGCGCTGCTGGCGGCTCTGGCGCTGTTGTTTGCCGGGTTCGCCTTTTCGCGGCTGTGGAACTTCGGCGACCGCGGCGGTCGCGACCTGACGGTCGGCGCGCTCTTGGCACTGCTGGTGCTCGCGCCCTATGGCGTTGCCGCCTACTGGGCGACGATCTATCCGCCGCTCAGGGATATCTCGACGGATTTCGACGAACCGCCGGCACTCGACGTGAGCGACCGGACCAAGGACATGAACGTGCTCTCCCCGTCGACGCCTGGCGAACAGAGGCTGCAGACCGACAGCTATCCGCTGGTCAGCGCACGCAGCTACGACCTGCCGTTCGAGACTGTCGTCAATGCCGTTGAAACCGTCCTCGACCGGCGCAACTGGGATCTCTCGGAACCCTATCCCGACCTCGCCGGGCAAAGCGACGTGACCATCACCGCGGTCGCCAAGGGCTTTGTGCTCGGCCTTCCCGCCGATGTGGCGATCCGCGTGACCGACGATGGCGATACGGTCATCGTCGATATGCGGTCAGCTTCGCGATACGGCCGCTCCGACCTCGGCGACAATGCCGCGCGCATCACCGATTTCCTGGCGGAACTCGACCAGGAGGTTGCCGGCCAGGTCGGCGCGGCCCCGACCGAGTGA
- a CDS encoding fatty-acid--CoA ligase, which translates to MLGLMQEWPLLCHKLIDNAERQHGVREIVSRSIEGPIVRTTYADIHRRALKVAQRLERDGYRLGDRIATLAWNTARHIEAWYGIMGIGAIYHTLNPRLFPEQIVWIMNHAEDKAVFVDLTFLPLLEKIAGAVKSLKQVIVLTDKAHMPQTTLPNVVAYEDWLDEVDGDFAWKTFDEGTAAGMCYTSGTTGDPKGVVYSHRSNVLHAMIAAMPDAMGLSSRDTILPVVPMFHANAWGLGQSGPMIGAKLVMPGCKMDGASIYELLDTEKVTFSAAVPTVWMMLLQHLEETGKKLPYLNKVVIGGSSCPRAIMTKFQQNYDVQVIHAWGMTEMSPLGTLCTLKPDYAGLEGEARLDVQQKQGYPPFGVEMKVTDDDNNPQPWDGKTFGRLKVRGPAVARAYYGGAGLEQFDQDGWFDTGDVAHIDAGGYMQITDRAKDVIKSGGEWISTIDLENLAVGHPDVAEAAAIGVHHSKWGERPLLVVVRKPGKEPSKADILDFMDGKVAKWWMPDDVAFVGEIPHTATGKIQKITLRQQFKDYRLPTD; encoded by the coding sequence ATGCTGGGACTGATGCAGGAATGGCCGCTGCTTTGCCACAAGCTCATCGACAATGCCGAGCGGCAGCATGGCGTGCGCGAGATCGTATCCCGCTCGATCGAGGGGCCGATCGTGCGCACCACCTACGCCGACATCCATCGTCGCGCCCTGAAGGTCGCCCAGCGGCTGGAGCGTGACGGCTATCGCTTGGGCGACCGCATCGCGACGCTGGCCTGGAACACCGCGCGCCACATCGAGGCCTGGTACGGCATCATGGGCATCGGCGCCATCTACCATACGCTCAATCCGCGGCTGTTTCCCGAGCAGATCGTCTGGATCATGAACCATGCCGAGGACAAGGCAGTGTTCGTCGACCTGACCTTCCTGCCGCTGCTTGAGAAGATTGCCGGTGCCGTCAAGTCGCTGAAACAGGTGATCGTGCTGACCGACAAGGCACACATGCCGCAGACGACATTGCCCAATGTGGTCGCCTATGAAGACTGGCTTGATGAGGTGGATGGCGACTTCGCCTGGAAGACCTTCGACGAAGGCACGGCGGCCGGCATGTGCTACACGTCGGGGACCACGGGCGATCCGAAGGGCGTCGTCTACAGCCACCGTTCGAACGTGCTGCACGCCATGATCGCCGCCATGCCCGACGCCATGGGCCTGTCGTCGCGCGATACGATTTTGCCGGTCGTGCCGATGTTCCACGCCAATGCCTGGGGCCTTGGCCAGAGCGGGCCGATGATCGGCGCCAAGCTGGTCATGCCTGGCTGCAAGATGGACGGCGCCTCGATCTACGAACTGCTCGACACCGAGAAGGTGACTTTCAGCGCCGCCGTGCCGACCGTCTGGATGATGCTGCTGCAGCATCTGGAGGAGACCGGCAAGAAGCTTCCCTATCTCAACAAGGTCGTCATCGGCGGCTCGTCCTGCCCGCGCGCTATCATGACGAAGTTTCAGCAGAACTATGATGTCCAGGTCATCCATGCCTGGGGCATGACCGAAATGTCGCCGCTCGGCACGCTGTGCACCTTGAAGCCGGACTACGCCGGTCTTGAGGGGGAAGCCCGGCTCGATGTCCAGCAGAAACAGGGCTACCCGCCCTTCGGCGTCGAAATGAAGGTGACCGACGACGACAACAATCCGCAGCCCTGGGATGGCAAGACATTTGGCCGCCTGAAAGTGCGCGGGCCTGCGGTTGCCCGCGCCTACTATGGCGGCGCCGGCCTGGAGCAGTTCGACCAGGACGGCTGGTTCGACACCGGCGACGTCGCTCACATCGACGCCGGCGGCTATATGCAGATCACCGATCGCGCCAAGGACGTCATCAAGTCCGGCGGCGAATGGATTTCGACCATCGACCTCGAGAATCTGGCCGTCGGCCACCCCGATGTGGCGGAGGCCGCAGCCATCGGCGTCCATCATTCGAAATGGGGCGAACGGCCGTTGCTGGTGGTCGTTCGCAAACCGGGCAAGGAACCCAGCAAGGCTGATATTCTCGACTTCATGGATGGCAAGGTGGCCAAATGGTGGATGCCGGACGATGTCGCCTTCGTCGGCGAAATTCCGCACACCGCCACCGGCAAGATCCAGAAGATCACCTTGCGCCAGCAGTTCAAGGACTATCGCTTGCCGACGGATTGA